One window of the Pseudofrankia sp. DC12 genome contains the following:
- a CDS encoding ABC transporter ATP-binding protein, with protein MVANRDVSIRVRRGSVHAVVGENGAGKSTLMKTLYGMHRPDSGTILLDGTEATLRSPADAIARGIGMVHQHFKLAENLTVLENVILGAEPRQRGWRRILLDNRGARDRVEEIATRYGLDIRPDAYVRDLGIGERQRVEILKVLYRGARTLILDEPTAVLVPQEVDELFGALRDLVDEGLSIIFISHKLDEVLTVADDITVIRRGTTVGTVRPADVTARQLAELMVGSELPSPETSETTVTDDVALTVEGLSVETEDGRRVVTDVSFTVRRGEILGIAGVEGNGQAELIEAVMGIRAAAAGRVLLGGTDVTAWQTRRRREAGVAYVPEDRIRSGVLLDSPLWENRMLGHQTQPPCSRGGLLTTSAARTDARRIVAEYDVRTPSVGVAAGALSGGNQQKLIVGREMSGAPTLLVAAHPTRGVDVGAQAAIWDQLRAARRDGLAVLLVSADLDELIGLSDTLRVISRGRLVAVADPASVTPQDLGYAMSGAAGATGAGPVPGAGDAAALPGEDA; from the coding sequence GTGGTCGCCAACCGGGACGTCTCGATCCGGGTCCGGCGCGGGTCGGTGCACGCGGTGGTCGGCGAGAACGGCGCCGGCAAGTCGACCCTGATGAAGACGCTGTACGGGATGCACCGCCCCGACTCGGGGACGATCCTGCTCGACGGCACCGAGGCCACGCTGCGCAGCCCGGCGGACGCGATCGCCCGCGGCATCGGCATGGTGCACCAGCATTTCAAGCTCGCCGAGAACCTCACCGTGCTGGAGAACGTCATCCTCGGCGCCGAGCCCCGCCAGCGCGGATGGCGCCGCATCCTGCTCGACAACCGTGGGGCGCGGGACCGCGTCGAGGAGATCGCGACCCGCTACGGCCTGGACATCCGGCCCGACGCCTACGTCCGCGACCTGGGCATCGGCGAACGGCAGCGGGTCGAGATCCTCAAGGTCCTCTACCGCGGCGCGCGCACCCTCATTCTCGACGAGCCGACCGCGGTGCTCGTCCCGCAGGAAGTCGACGAGCTCTTCGGGGCGCTGCGCGACCTCGTCGACGAGGGCCTCTCCATCATCTTCATCTCGCACAAGCTCGACGAGGTGCTCACCGTCGCCGACGACATCACGGTGATCCGGCGCGGGACCACGGTCGGGACGGTCCGGCCGGCGGACGTCACCGCGCGGCAGCTGGCCGAGCTGATGGTCGGCAGCGAGCTTCCCTCGCCCGAGACCTCGGAGACGACCGTCACCGACGACGTGGCGCTGACCGTCGAGGGCCTGTCCGTCGAGACCGAGGACGGCCGGCGGGTCGTGACCGACGTCAGCTTCACCGTGCGGCGCGGGGAGATTCTCGGCATCGCCGGGGTCGAGGGGAATGGCCAGGCCGAGCTGATCGAGGCGGTGATGGGTATCCGGGCCGCCGCGGCCGGCCGGGTGCTGCTCGGCGGCACCGACGTCACCGCCTGGCAGACGCGCCGGCGCCGGGAGGCCGGCGTCGCGTACGTGCCCGAGGACCGGATCCGCTCCGGTGTCCTGCTCGACTCCCCGCTGTGGGAGAACCGCATGCTCGGCCACCAGACCCAGCCACCCTGCTCCCGGGGCGGCCTGCTGACGACGTCGGCGGCGCGCACCGACGCGCGCCGGATCGTCGCCGAGTACGACGTGCGTACGCCCTCGGTGGGCGTCGCCGCCGGTGCGCTCTCCGGTGGCAACCAGCAGAAGCTGATCGTCGGCCGGGAGATGAGCGGCGCCCCGACGCTGCTGGTCGCGGCCCATCCGACCCGCGGTGTCGACGTCGGGGCGCAGGCCGCGATCTGGGACCAGCTGCGCGCGGCGCGCCGGGACGGGCTGGCGGTGCTCCTGGTCAGCGCCGACCTGGACGAGCTGATCGGCCTGTCGGACACGCTGCGGGTCATCTCGCGCGGCCGGCTGGTCGCCGTGGCCGATCCCGCCAGCGTCACCCCGCAGGACCTGGGCTACGCGATGTCAGGGGCGGCCGGCGCGACCGGGGCCGGACCGGTCCCCGGCGCCGGGGATGCGGCGGCACTGCCTGGGGAGGACGCATGA
- a CDS encoding BMP family ABC transporter substrate-binding protein, producing MVLALGACGGSDGNSTAPAASGSAAGKTLKVGLAYDIGGRGDKSFNDSAAAGLDKATKELGVKPSELEATDGETDAQKEERLRQLADAGNNPIIAVGFAYATALGKVAPDYPDTNFAIIDDATLVKVPNVASLTFAEEQGSFLVGAVAAQATKTGNIGFVGGVNTPLIQKFQAGYEAGAKAVKPDIKIQVTYLTQPPDFSGFSDPAKGQTAAAGMYDSGADVVYHAAGGSGGGVFTAAKAAGKLAIGVDSDQYTSAAADVQPVILTSMIKHVDVAVYDMIKSAVDGKPLTGQKIYDLKVGGVAYATSNSAIGPYTAKVDEFKAKIISGEIKVPTTPSS from the coding sequence ATGGTGCTCGCACTCGGGGCGTGCGGCGGCTCGGACGGGAACAGCACGGCCCCGGCCGCCAGCGGTTCCGCGGCTGGCAAGACCCTCAAGGTCGGCCTCGCGTACGACATCGGTGGCCGTGGTGACAAGTCCTTCAACGACTCGGCGGCGGCCGGTCTCGACAAGGCGACCAAGGAACTCGGCGTCAAGCCGTCCGAGCTGGAGGCGACCGACGGCGAGACCGACGCGCAGAAGGAGGAGCGGCTGCGCCAGCTCGCCGATGCGGGCAACAACCCGATCATCGCGGTCGGTTTCGCGTACGCGACGGCGCTCGGCAAGGTCGCTCCCGACTACCCGGACACCAACTTCGCGATCATCGACGACGCCACCCTTGTCAAGGTGCCGAACGTCGCCAGCCTGACCTTCGCCGAGGAGCAGGGCTCCTTCCTGGTCGGCGCGGTCGCGGCGCAGGCGACGAAGACGGGGAACATCGGCTTCGTCGGCGGTGTCAACACCCCGCTGATCCAGAAGTTCCAGGCCGGCTACGAGGCGGGCGCTAAGGCCGTCAAGCCGGACATCAAGATCCAGGTGACCTACCTGACCCAGCCGCCGGACTTCAGCGGCTTCAGTGACCCGGCCAAGGGCCAGACCGCGGCCGCCGGCATGTACGACAGCGGCGCCGACGTCGTCTACCACGCGGCGGGCGGTTCCGGCGGTGGCGTCTTCACCGCGGCCAAGGCCGCGGGCAAGCTCGCGATCGGGGTCGACTCGGACCAGTACACCAGCGCCGCGGCGGACGTTCAGCCGGTCATCCTGACCTCGATGATCAAGCACGTGGACGTCGCCGTCTACGACATGATCAAGTCTGCTGTCGACGGCAAGCCGCTGACCGGTCAGAAGATCTACGACCTGAAGGTCGGCGGCGTCGCGTACGCGACGTCGAACAGCGCCATCGGGCCGTACACCGCCAAGGTCGACGAGTTCAAGGCCAAGATCATCTCGGGTGAGATCAAGGTGCCGACGACGCCGTCGAGCTGA
- a CDS encoding thymidine phosphorylase encodes MTADASARALDAVARTRAGAELAAAEIELLVADFVAGRVPDYQMSAWLATVACRGLSRAETVALTRAYVTGGETLDFAASGRVVLDKHSTGGVGDTVSLVVVPLVAACGVAVAKMSGRGLGLTGGTIDKMESVRGLRLELDTDEVYRMVDQVGMVITGQSASLTPGDKATYALRDVTGTVDSLPLIAASIVSKKIAVGAHGVLFDVKTGAGALIPDQDRALELAHLMVGVATGAGLRCRAVLTDMSQPLGYAVGNALEVHEALDALRGREIPGLTGLCRTIAALMLRSADPGLSAAEAERKVDDALAAGAGYEQFLRWAVAQGAEPGVLEEPGGLPTADNQVRVVADREGYVSEVDPRAIGTAAMNVGAGRLVKGGPLDHSAGVVLRRRVGDRVSAGEPLAVIHHRDGVEPPVDLVRGAFRVSESAPAEPPVVLKII; translated from the coding sequence ATGACTGCTGACGCCTCCGCCCGCGCCCTCGACGCCGTCGCCCGCACCAGGGCGGGGGCCGAGCTGGCCGCGGCGGAGATCGAGCTGCTCGTCGCGGACTTCGTCGCCGGCCGGGTTCCCGACTACCAGATGTCCGCATGGCTCGCGACGGTGGCGTGCCGGGGGCTGTCGCGGGCGGAGACGGTCGCGCTGACCAGGGCCTATGTGACCGGCGGCGAGACGCTGGACTTCGCCGCGTCCGGGCGGGTGGTGCTCGACAAGCACAGCACCGGCGGCGTCGGGGACACGGTGAGCCTCGTCGTCGTGCCGCTGGTCGCGGCGTGCGGAGTGGCGGTGGCCAAGATGAGCGGCCGCGGCCTCGGGCTCACCGGGGGCACCATCGACAAGATGGAGTCCGTCCGCGGGCTGCGCCTCGAGCTCGACACCGACGAGGTCTACCGGATGGTCGACCAGGTCGGCATGGTGATCACCGGGCAGAGCGCGAGCCTGACGCCGGGAGACAAGGCCACCTACGCGCTGCGGGACGTCACCGGGACGGTGGACAGCCTGCCGCTGATCGCGGCCAGCATCGTCAGCAAGAAGATCGCCGTGGGCGCGCATGGCGTGCTGTTCGACGTGAAGACGGGCGCCGGCGCGCTGATCCCGGACCAGGACCGCGCGCTGGAGCTGGCGCACCTGATGGTCGGGGTCGCCACCGGTGCCGGTCTGCGCTGCCGGGCCGTGCTCACGGACATGAGCCAGCCGCTCGGGTACGCGGTCGGGAACGCCCTGGAGGTGCACGAGGCGCTGGACGCGCTGCGGGGCCGGGAGATCCCGGGCCTGACCGGCCTGTGCCGCACGATCGCGGCCCTCATGCTCCGCAGCGCGGACCCGGGCCTCTCGGCCGCCGAGGCCGAGCGGAAGGTCGACGACGCCCTGGCCGCGGGCGCCGGGTACGAGCAGTTCCTGCGCTGGGCCGTCGCGCAGGGGGCCGAGCCCGGCGTGCTGGAGGAGCCGGGCGGGCTGCCCACCGCCGACAACCAGGTGCGGGTCGTCGCCGACCGCGAGGGCTATGTGTCCGAGGTCGACCCACGGGCCATCGGCACCGCGGCGATGAACGTCGGCGCGGGCCGGCTCGTCAAGGGCGGGCCGCTCGACCACTCGGCCGGGGTCGTGCTGCGCCGCCGGGTGGGGGACCGGGTCTCGGCGGGCGAGCCCCTGGCCGTCATCCATCACCGCGACGGCGTCGAGCCGCCCGTGGACCTGGTCAGGGGCGCGTTCCGGGTGTCCGAGTCCGCCCCGGCCGAGCCGCCCGTCGTTCTGAAGATCATCTGA
- a CDS encoding acyl-CoA dehydrogenase family protein, with protein sequence MFFALTDEQRALAETVRDYLADRFDLTAVRAVFEDADGDGHPADLWKAFGEQGWLAVLVPEENDGLGLGLLDAQVIARALGAGAVPGPWLSTVLAGEAVRLAGSPAQRAAVLGPLAAGELVATVAVRAPGGAFDASGVGVTADADGRLTGTASPVEYPGVARLAVVAATEPDGGAGLYLVDPAAAEVTVAQHVSYDGTTRLGSLTFAAAAGERLEGSSAGVLADLNRRGAVLAAADLVGSARAAVTRTVEYDKTRVQFGKPVGSFQAIKHTLADLHVAVLMAEHAALYAAHALDEALPDAELAVAVAKAKANEAATAATGAMIQYHGGIGFTWEHEAHFFYKRAKRLVGTFGDTGQHLDRVAALSLDPVTAD encoded by the coding sequence GTGTTCTTCGCACTGACCGATGAGCAGCGGGCGCTCGCCGAGACCGTCCGCGACTACCTCGCGGACCGCTTCGACCTGACAGCCGTGCGGGCCGTCTTCGAGGACGCCGACGGCGACGGCCACCCGGCCGACCTGTGGAAGGCGTTCGGCGAGCAGGGCTGGCTCGCCGTGCTCGTGCCCGAGGAGAACGACGGGCTGGGGCTTGGCCTGTTGGACGCGCAGGTGATCGCTCGCGCGCTGGGTGCCGGCGCGGTTCCCGGGCCGTGGCTGTCGACCGTCCTCGCCGGCGAGGCGGTCCGGCTCGCCGGCTCGCCGGCGCAGCGTGCGGCCGTGCTCGGCCCGCTCGCCGCCGGTGAGCTGGTCGCGACCGTCGCGGTGCGCGCGCCGGGCGGGGCGTTCGACGCGTCCGGCGTCGGAGTCACCGCCGACGCCGACGGGCGGCTGACCGGGACGGCATCGCCCGTCGAGTACCCGGGGGTCGCGCGCCTCGCGGTCGTCGCGGCCACGGAGCCCGACGGCGGAGCCGGCCTCTACCTCGTCGATCCGGCCGCGGCGGAGGTCACCGTCGCTCAGCACGTCAGCTACGACGGTACGACGCGGCTCGGGAGCCTCACGTTCGCCGCCGCCGCCGGTGAGCGGCTGGAGGGCTCCAGCGCCGGCGTGCTGGCCGACCTGAACCGCCGGGGCGCGGTGCTCGCCGCGGCCGACCTCGTCGGGTCGGCGCGCGCCGCCGTGACCCGGACCGTCGAGTACGACAAGACCCGGGTCCAGTTCGGCAAGCCGGTCGGCAGCTTCCAGGCGATCAAGCACACCCTGGCCGACCTGCACGTCGCCGTCCTGATGGCCGAGCACGCCGCGCTGTACGCCGCGCACGCGCTCGACGAGGCGCTGCCGGACGCCGAGCTCGCCGTCGCGGTCGCCAAGGCCAAGGCGAACGAGGCCGCCACCGCGGCGACCGGTGCGATGATCCAGTACCACGGCGGCATCGGCTTCACCTGGGAGCACGAGGCGCACTTCTTCTACAAGCGCGCCAAGCGCCTCGTCGGCACCTTCGGCGACACCGGCCAGCACCTGGACCGCGTCGCCGCGCTGAGCCTCGATCCCGTCACGGCGGACTAG
- a CDS encoding acyl-CoA dehydrogenase family protein: MDLTFTPQEEQFRSELRGWLDANIPPEWKEPAFWERIPEDKGFELRRDWERRKAEAGFAGIAWPTEYGGRGGTPGMKAIYDEEMALASAPESANALGLTFLAPTVMAVGTEEQKRDIIGPMLRNEVIWCQGFSEPGAGSDLAALRTSGRLEGDEFVVNGQKIWTTNAMHGDKLFTLVRTEPGSQSHRGISMLLVDMHQEGVEARPLKQISGASEFGEVFFTDARVKVSDCVGGVGNGWKTAMLLLSFERGASGISQYAQFRRGYDEIVAAARALGRDTDPVLRRELASRLVELECLRYHAMHVLTQVEQGRDLGSESSITKLQWSETYQRLFETFDHLLGLDGVLTAPVAGLDLSALQHEAFWTRSVTIWGGSSQVQRNIVAERVLGLPR, translated from the coding sequence ATGGATCTGACGTTCACCCCGCAGGAGGAGCAGTTCCGCTCGGAGCTGCGCGGCTGGCTCGACGCCAACATCCCCCCGGAGTGGAAGGAGCCCGCCTTCTGGGAGCGCATCCCCGAGGACAAGGGCTTCGAGCTGCGGCGCGACTGGGAGCGGCGCAAGGCCGAGGCCGGGTTCGCCGGCATCGCGTGGCCGACCGAGTACGGCGGTCGCGGTGGCACGCCGGGGATGAAGGCGATCTACGACGAGGAGATGGCGCTCGCCAGCGCGCCGGAGTCGGCCAACGCACTGGGCCTGACCTTCCTCGCGCCGACGGTCATGGCGGTCGGCACCGAGGAGCAGAAGCGGGACATCATCGGCCCGATGCTGCGCAACGAGGTGATCTGGTGCCAGGGCTTCTCAGAACCGGGCGCCGGCTCGGACCTCGCGGCGCTGCGCACCTCCGGGCGGCTGGAAGGCGACGAGTTCGTCGTCAACGGCCAGAAGATCTGGACCACCAACGCGATGCACGGCGACAAGCTGTTCACGCTGGTGCGAACCGAGCCCGGTAGCCAGTCCCATCGCGGCATCTCCATGCTGCTGGTCGACATGCACCAGGAAGGCGTCGAGGCTCGCCCGCTCAAGCAGATCAGTGGCGCATCCGAGTTCGGTGAGGTGTTCTTCACCGACGCCCGGGTCAAGGTGTCCGACTGCGTCGGCGGCGTCGGCAACGGCTGGAAGACCGCGATGCTGCTGCTGTCCTTCGAGCGCGGCGCCTCCGGCATCTCCCAGTACGCCCAGTTCCGCCGCGGCTACGACGAGATCGTCGCCGCTGCCCGCGCGCTCGGCCGGGACACCGACCCGGTGCTGCGCCGCGAGCTGGCCAGCCGGCTCGTCGAGCTGGAGTGCCTGCGCTACCACGCGATGCACGTGCTCACCCAGGTCGAGCAGGGCCGTGACCTCGGCTCCGAGTCGTCGATCACGAAGCTGCAGTGGTCGGAGACCTACCAGAGGCTGTTCGAGACGTTCGACCATCTGCTCGGCCTCGACGGGGTCCTCACCGCGCCGGTCGCCGGCCTGGACCTCAGCGCCCTGCAGCACGAGGCGTTCTGGACCCGGTCGGTGACGATCTGGGGTGGCTCGTCGCAGGTGCAGCGCAACATCGTCGCCGAGCGCGTGCTCGGCCTGCCGCGGTAA